TGAAGGGCGTGCTATACAATCAAAATTGTTAGAACGGCAGTTAACACTTCATAGTATTTCTTCCGATGGCGATTGCCTCTACAATGCGGTACGGCATCAGCTGTCGCAAAAGGGCTTACCTACCTACAGCGTGCAAGAACTGCGTAAGGAAACTGCTAACTATATACGCGCTCATAAGGATTCATTGATTTGTTATATGACTAATCCAAAAACTGGCGATTTACTTTCTGATGCTGAGTTTGAAAACTACTGCGAATTATTACATACTACACCAGCATGGGGAGGACAAATCGAACTAAAAGCCTTATCGTCCATACTTAAAGTACCCATTGAAGTGCTACAGGCAGAAGGACCACCGACTGTACAAGGAGCTGACGAATTTTCTGGGCCTAATTTATTAATAACGTACCACCGGCATATGTACAGTCTGGGTGAACATTACAATTCATCTGTGCCAATCGTACAAGTCTGAAATGCTAAGACTAATGAGTGAAATTatcgttttcttttatttgtaaaacaaatacaaaataaaacccATAATAAATACGAActacaaaattaaaagaattcttcctaaaagaaaataacattactactaaaaaataagtaaaactcgatttttttttatcaattcctCTTGTGTATTTGTTGCAACAGTAGTCTAATAAATCCGATTTTTCTTGGTTTCTTAGGCTCAAAGCTCAAAATAAtgtgtaaataatttaaaaattaagcaatatatgttttttatttacaaaccaaatacaatttacataatacaaacatttgttattttacattaaaatacttaataaatTTAACGATTTACTTTAAGTGTACTTGGAAGTTTTgtattattgtcaaaaattaCAATCGAagtgtataaatttattaataaattgttttgctTTTGGTGCAAATTTGGAAGAACAAGTAATGCATATTAAGTAGAATGCGCCTTAGCAATTAGATTGTTAAAAGCACAAGcatattattgtaaactgaatTAAATATATCTATTTGAAGAAGGCATTTTCAATATCAACTTCACTTATTTATTTCATCAACATCAATGTGTAGGCGCGGTCACAGCCTCCGTTACATAGACTCATAATCAATTTTTCTTCTTGCTATCAACACTAGTTGCCGAAGGGCTTGACGtcttgtttttggattttttgtgTTCCAATGTGGATGGCGAATGCTTTACCGAAGACTCCGACACTGCAGGAGAGTTCGGGTAAATGGCGAATAACGATAACTGTATAGAGCTCAACGCcaatatgaataaattttgatactaaaaaataataacatacaatttacgatGTTAGATTAAGTTAGGTTAGTCTGGAATTCACGATGTTAATtacagtaaaaattaaaagtaatatagTAATACATTTTACTTACAGCCATCACGAAATTACGGATAGAAATCGCATACAACGCCCACGACCCAGCTACTAGTGTACCAGTCAATATAATTGGGAATGGCATACCCTCTGTACttttcttttcaattattttattaagatgTAATAGTGGCGATCCAACTAAAAATACTAATATCCCAGTGATGAGCAAACCAAAACGGAATTCAATTTTCTTCGGATCTTCAAAAGCCGCATACGCTAAACAGGCTACTGTGAAAGCTCCAGCAATACCAATTTTCGaccatattttcattttaagctcATTCGAAGAGTACCAATAGAATGCAGTCAAGAAAACGACGTTGATGGCAAAGCCGAGAATATTAACCATAATAGTAGCAGAATCGCCCATTAATGTGCCCATCTTTAAAGTAAGAACCGAactgcaaaaaataattataaaccaTCATATTAATAAATGCGTATATTAagagaaatataattaaatttacatttttttcattaatattaactCATACATTAGCAGACACGTTTATTATTACAGTTATAATAAGGAcaaaatagtatatatttgtTCCTGTTTTTTCTGCAAGGAGCATAGGGCCAAATATGTATACTGTACCGGAAATACGTAAATTGCATGTGCACGTAATCAAATTTGCATTGGTTTGTAATctttccatatatgtatgtatgtaattacatacattttttctataattaatCATACTTATATTTGCGAGCATTTTTAGGGTATATATTATCATTAGAGGTCGAGTGGATGATGGTCGAAAAGATAATCAAAATGTCACGCAGTCACAGTGAGTGTTATAAGTGGTTGAAGATAATTTGCATCAACTTATGTTTACGTATCaacttttatttatgtacatacatacatatgtatgtaacaaaaGGCTAGTGATACAAGCCG
The sequence above is drawn from the Bactrocera oleae isolate idBacOlea1 chromosome 5, idBacOlea1, whole genome shotgun sequence genome and encodes:
- the LOC106615800 gene encoding sugar transporter SWEET1; translated protein: MDALSDLLAPYSDAIAKVAGTITTFQFLSGVFLLNDIRKRGRSDGYPPEPFLGGVVLSVLTLKMGTLMGDSATIMVNILGFAINVVFLTAFYWYSSNELKMKIWSKIGIAGAFTVACLAYAAFEDPKKIEFRFGLLITGILVFLVGSPLLHLNKIIEKKSTEGMPFPIILTGTLVAGSWALYAISIRNFVMAYQNLFILALSSIQLSLFAIYPNSPAVSESSVKHSPSTLEHKKSKNKTSSPSATSVDSKKKN
- the LOC106615799 gene encoding deubiquitinase OTUD6B gives rise to the protein MSESNAESELSDGLSGIVMDDLLSRHRRERKDLQAKIQALKKSAPKNDKKKRKEIMEEVTRMESDLEKKQATELVEVEKEKQTQQQRQNENPNEKQKNVDDVLCNGDDEEDANGTTQRVTKAQKRRDKKAREARQREEDIRVAAEEAKFAPKAIEGRAIQSKLLERQLTLHSISSDGDCLYNAVRHQLSQKGLPTYSVQELRKETANYIRAHKDSLICYMTNPKTGDLLSDAEFENYCELLHTTPAWGGQIELKALSSILKVPIEVLQAEGPPTVQGADEFSGPNLLITYHRHMYSLGEHYNSSVPIVQV